In one Magallana gigas chromosome 7, xbMagGiga1.1, whole genome shotgun sequence genomic region, the following are encoded:
- the LOC105317056 gene encoding uncharacterized protein isoform X2, with protein MSTMRRRSQTGPRTDTTYDIYVYMTEGKYPDGANENARRNLRKRSKMFKLKGSEVFHVSTTKDRFGKDVQRERLVLTDNAKRNAVISELHVDEKGNHLGREKVLSALTEKYYFVGMNNKVREYLLNCSSCRSRFKLEGLSDGSTSAVSDLDDMDDNDSNASFSEDGKLIKSEWPARSQEALHFWDIVELNVMGPYDCIDSKHYIVVFLDLFSNWPEAFVVDSVSPSVVTHLLLNLICRFGCMKTLMIRESTNCAKEDLTPLQKSLEKSGIDININQFSSALSEKIWKEMGDNLDSFTKNNAHWPHCLEFALLPHRVSRPERSEYTPAYITYGRELNLPSSMHKGEGDNFPSAEPHLSLEDMTALSDKFQSVYSSYGKNIQAWNSCSQPFCVIPSLNSSETVKTPGKRGRKKKNPAPPPPPPEEQDSDKEAEEDMPPPATDVTPRTTGRKRKRNISRITRLINAEDDEDDEDHPPKQDPDDKDYSPSNKMVKVNTEQDGEPSDPKAPLIMKLTPPTPKKHICNGCGKEFSRSDVLRRHIREMHEAHESMINICPECGICIKRKHHLARHIKQVHSKGCECKACGEMFGNKIELKEHISTAHDGYNCEKCNRNYTSKSGLKFHIAQEHEQKYPCPICGKSSGSSSSFNKHLASHTEGSDIKCPHCRYIFPNKDTFMAHRESCRMSRAYTCNQCGKGFSSKNSFQHHEATHFDGKFPCHICGIKFSFSTNLNRHIRTVHVAKAEGEDVKSPELSADKESSDQTGSLPENQKTASAGNLFESGVVVPGMDDTQNNSLNQIVEAIKLQVERRISSGYCGNGDIPGKQSVGTDAMEAAETTSPQKPVVSSSSNQLSREITTVSKNANIQVIHQPATTKPTSTGVQEFALVSNENSKGQDINSGNIWIALHESGKPARNIVMNQAANTYQTEKPQTGVISNSENVQVAKKPVPVSHSEQISPAVAISNVPATYRIISDQVHLKSTPSSVPTYRVITAERGAQPKSTATVLPNIYTVMTSDPSRAKATSLLPSTYVAATSEQVQVAVQKPQSIVMTAGQGQSSVPLTYTVQQPVPVVTSMQKVPSGSRDLASYMQKVLPDSCSAMPSSLLQKVESGSYGIVTEEHSSQVYSIATTDDDSKNLDVTAYNVIVKEINDPVQPAAEVVPNAGLHAVQSSDITEADGIESGGASFSEATADPVQEDVQFTSELTTQVQEAVEYDTVTTDPDIISPANPDPASNSYPSQLGDSDGTDYTMVVDSLQTGEQPKGQHSSYTTEASENVENLMQLSDSSQMNLPVENPNEMETSVNS; from the exons ATGTCGACGATGAGGAGAAGATCTCAGACAGGTCCTCGGACCGACACGACATACgacatttatgtttacatgACTGAAGGAAAATATCCCGATGGCGCAAACGAGAATGCGAGGAGGAACCTGCGAAAACGATCCAAAATGTTCAAGTTGAAAGGCAGTGAAGTGTTTCATGTATCTACTACAAAGGACAGGTTTGGTAAAGATGTTCAGAGAGAGAGACTTGTTCTAACAGACAATGCTAAAAGGAATGCAGTCATCAGCGAGTTGCATGTGGATGAGAAAG gcAATCACTTGGGAAGGGAAAAAGTATTAAGTGCCTTGACTGAAAAATACTACTTTGTTGGAATGAATAACAAAGTCAGGGAGTATCTTTTGAATTGTTCCTCTTGTCGCTCACGTTTTAAACTGGAAGGATTGTCTGATGGAAGCACATCAGCAGTATCAGATTTGGATGATATGGATGACAACGACTCAAATGCATCCTTTTCTGAGGATGGCAAACTTATCAAATCAGAATGGCCTGCACGTTCGCAAGAGGCACTACATTTCTGGGACATT gtGGAATTAAATGTGATGGGTCCTTACGACTGTATAGACAGTAAACATTACATTGTTGTGTTTCTGGATCTGTTCTCCAACTGGCCTGAAGCTTTTGTTGTGGATTCTGTATCCCCGTCAGTTGTTACACATCTTTTGTTGAACCTGATTTGCAG GTTTGGTTGTATGAAGACGCTGATGATCAGGGAGTCAACAAACTGTGCTAAAGAGGACCTCACACCTTTACAGAAATCACTGGAGAAGTCGGGAATTGACATTAACATAAATCAGTTTTCTTCAGCTCTCTCAG aaaaaattTGGAAGGAGATGGGAGATAACTTGGATTCATTTACCAAGAATAATGCACACTGGCCGCACTGTTTGGAATTTGCTTTGTTACCACATCGAGTGTCAAGACCAGAGCGTTCCGAGTATACACCAGCTTATATTACCTACGGAAG AGAACTAAATTTGCCATCTAGTATGCACAAGGGAGAAGGTGATAACTTTCCTTCAGCTGAGCCACACCTGAGTTTGGAGGATATGACAGCATTGTCAGACAAGTTTCAGTCAGTTTATTCATCCTATGGGAAAAACATTCAAGCATGGAATTCCTGCTCTCAACCATTCTGTGTAATTCCTTCATTAAACTCGAGTGAAACTGTGAAGACACCAGGTAAAAGAGGGAGAAAGAAGAAAAATCCTGCCCCTCCTCCACCCCCACCAGAGGAACAAGATTCTGATAAAGAGGCTGAGGAGGACATGCCTCCACCTGCTACAGATGTGACCCCAAGAACCACTGGGCGAAAAAGAAAACGCAACATCAGTCGCATCACACGCCTCATTAATGCAGAAGATGATGAAGATGACGAGGATCACCCTCCAAAGCAGGACCCAGATGACAAAGACTACTCTCCCAGTAACAAGATGGTCAAAGTCAATACAGAGCAG GATGGGGAACCATCGGATCCCAAAGCTCCTTTGATCATGAAGTTAACACCTCCAACACCGAAGAAGCACATTTGTAATGGATGTGGGAAAGAGTTTTCGCGTTCTGATGTACTTAGGCGCCATATTCGCGAAATGCATGAAGCACACGAGTCCATGATAAACATTTGTCCAGAGTGTGGCATATGCATCAAGAGGAAACATCATTTAGCAAGACACATAAAACAAGTCCACAGTAAAGGTTGTGAGTGCAAAGCTTGTGGGGAAATGTTTGGAAACAAGATTGAACTAAAAGAGCACATTTCAACCGCACATGATGGATATAATTGTGAGAAATGCAACAGAAACTATACTTCAAAGTCTGGACTCAAGTTTCACATAGCACAGGAGCACGAGCAGAAATACCCTTGTCCTATATGTGGGAAATCATCTGGGTCTAGTTCAAGTTTTAACAAACATTTGGCTTCACACACTGAAGGATCTGATATTAAATGTCCCCATTGTCGGTACATATTCCCAAATAAAGACACATTTATGGCTCACAGAGAATCCTGTCGAATGTCAAGAGCATACACTTGTAATCAGTGTGGTAAAGGCTTTTCAAGCAAAAATTCATTCCAGCATCATGAAGCCACACATTTTGATGGCAAGTTTCCATGTCACATTTGTGGAATAAAATTCTCATTTAGTACCAATTTGAACCGTCATATAAGAACAGTTCATGTTGCTAAAGCAGAAGGAGAGGATGTTAAGTCACCCGAATTGTCGGCAGATAAAGAAAGCTCCGATCAAACTGGGAGTTTACCGGAAAACCAGAAAACTGCAAGTGCTGGTAACTTGTTTGAATCTGGAGTTGTTGTACCAGGAATGGATGACACTCAAAACAACAGCCTAAACCAGATAGTTGAAGCTATCAAACTGCAAGTGGAGAGGAGGATATCTTCCGGATATTGTGGTAATGGTGATATTCCAGGAAAACAAAGTGTGGGGACTGATGCCATGGAAGCAGCAGAGACCACTTCACCTCAGAAACCAGTTGTGTCCAGCAGCAGTAACCAGTTGTCGAGAGAAATAACCACTGTAAGCAAGAATGCAAATATCCAGGTTATTCACCAGCCTGCTACAACAAAACCAACTTCAACTGGGGTTCAAGAATTTGCTCttgtttcaaatgaaaattccaAAGGACAAGATATCAATAGTGGAAATATATGGATAGCGCTTCATGAATCTGGAAAACCTGCTAGAAATATTGTTATGAACCAAGCAGCTAATACATACCAGACAGAAAAACCACAAACTGGggtaatttcaaattcagaAAATGTTCAAGTTGCAAAGAAACCAGTGCCAGTATCTCATAGTGAACAAATATCTCCAGCCGTTGCTATCTCTAATGTACCTGCTACATACCGCATCATATCTGATCAGGTACACCTCAAATCCACACCATCCAGTGTTCCCACTTATAGAGTGATCACTGCTGAAAGAGGTGCACAGCCCAAATCCACAGCAACAGTGCTCCCAAACATATACACAGTGATGACCTCCGATCCAAGCCGAGCCAAGGCCACCAGCCTTCTCCCCAGCACTTACGTAGCAGCAACTTCTGAACAAGTTCAAGTCGCTGTACAGAAGCCACAATCCATCGTCATGACAGCAGGTCAAGGACAGAGCTCTGTACCCTTGACCTACACAGTTCAACAACCAGTGCCAGTAGTTACCAGTATGCAGAAAGTTCCGTCAGGAAGTCGTGACTTGGCTTCTTACATGCAAAAAGTTTTGCCCGACTCTTGCAGCGCAATGCCATCTTCTTTGCTGCAGAAAGTTGAAAGTGGGTCTTATGGAATTGTCACCGAAGAACATTCTTCCCAGGTCTACAGTATTGCAACAACGGACGATGATAGTAAAAACCTAGATGTTACTGCTTATAACGTAATAGTAAAGGAAATAAACGATCCAGTTCAACCAGCTGCAGAGGTTGTACCAAATGCTGGCTTGCATGCTGTACAGAGTTCAGACATTACTGAGGCTGATGGTATAGAAAGTGGGGGAGCTTCCTTCTCAGAAGCAACAGCTGACCCTGTCCAAGAGGACGTACAGTTTACATCAGAGCTGACAACCCAGGTGCAGGAAGCTGTAGAGTATGACACAGTGACCACCGACCCAGATATTATCTCACCTGCTAACCCTGATCCCGCCTCAAACTCCTATCCATCACAGTTGGGGGACAGTGATGGCACAGATTACACCATGGTGGTGGATTCGTTACAAACTGGGGAACAGCCAAAGGGGCAGCATTCATCATACACCACAGAAGCTTCGGAAAACGTTGAAAACTTGATGCAACTATCAGACTCGTCACAAATGAATCTGCCTGTTGAAAACCCAAACGAAATGGAGACTTCTGTGAACTCTTAG